The following coding sequences lie in one Synechococcus sp. CC9902 genomic window:
- a CDS encoding carbohydrate ABC transporter permease, translated as MTVLLAFPALLLMAVVFGWPMLRYAWLSFHADSVLTGLVPVPNGGANWLRLLTDSRFWLDAGQTTRFAIVSVGLELILALAIALLLDQRWRGRSAVRALSLLPWALPTTMMALGWRWIFNTPYGPIEQVAEAAGFGPLNLLSTPAMTWIVTVLADVWKTTPFITLILLAGLQTIPEDLYAAFRLEGGSAFQALRRVTIPLLMPYILLSLLFRMAQAFGVFDLIQVLTGGGPAGSTESLALYAYLNGMRFLDFGYSATVMVGGFLLLTALILLGALLLRMTGALRAMQP; from the coding sequence ATGACGGTGTTGCTTGCCTTCCCGGCGTTGTTGTTAATGGCTGTCGTTTTTGGCTGGCCAATGCTTCGGTACGCCTGGCTGAGTTTTCATGCCGACTCCGTCCTCACAGGCTTAGTACCTGTCCCCAACGGGGGTGCCAATTGGTTGCGTCTTCTCACGGACTCTCGCTTTTGGCTTGATGCAGGTCAAACCACAAGATTTGCCATCGTCTCCGTTGGCCTGGAGTTGATCCTGGCCCTCGCCATTGCTCTCCTCCTCGACCAGCGCTGGCGAGGACGCAGCGCCGTAAGAGCTCTTTCGCTTTTGCCCTGGGCACTTCCGACAACAATGATGGCCTTGGGCTGGCGTTGGATTTTCAACACGCCCTATGGACCCATCGAGCAAGTAGCGGAAGCCGCTGGTTTTGGGCCACTCAATCTCCTTTCAACCCCCGCCATGACTTGGATCGTGACGGTGCTTGCTGATGTTTGGAAAACAACCCCCTTCATCACGCTGATTCTCTTGGCCGGTCTCCAAACGATTCCAGAGGATCTGTATGCCGCCTTTCGTCTCGAAGGCGGCTCAGCATTCCAGGCCCTGAGGCGCGTCACCATTCCTCTGTTAATGCCATACATCCTGCTCAGCCTTCTTTTCAGAATGGCCCAGGCGTTTGGTGTCTTCGATTTAATCCAAGTGCTCACCGGGGGAGGCCCAGCAGGAAGCACGGAAAGCCTTGCTCTATATGCCTATCTGAACGGGATGCGCTTTCTTGATTTTGGATACAGCGCCACCGTCATGGTCGGTGGATTCTTACTACTGACTGCTTTGATTTTGCTCGGTGCACTGCTGCTGCGGATGACGGGCGCCCTGAGGGCGATGCAGCCATGA
- the ggpS gene encoding glucosylglycerol-phosphate synthase, translating into MSIGSSSFVILYHRTPFDESIDSEGNRTWVDQKSPNGIIPTLRNLFRNKEDGTWIAWRRVDSVDNAEDESIEMTNPAPFTLCRIPLEDNQISSFYHITSKECFWPILHTFPTHFNVNNADWGIFEEVNRRFAEAACKEAAEGATVWVHDYNLWLVPGYIRSSRPDLKVAFFHHTPFPSNDVFAILPWREQILESLLCCDVVGFHIPRYTENFARAASTLVGAKRGPKVPVDSKFIPVGTALSEGTVTSYLEHNGRRIQLLSSPVGTSPDVIQELSWSASVESHGELIVQDTKKGRKLILSASRVDYTKGNEALLLTFERLLERREDLHGEVVLMLACVAAASGMKIYEDTQRTIEEIAGRINGRFSKIDWVPIRFSTRRIPYDEMVAWFCQADVCWITPLRDGLNLVAKEYAAARRNRGGVLVLSEFTGASVVLDGAVLTNPYSNKRMDEAIEKALFMDSDAQRDRMTRMCTAVENYTVKDWAEEQLSGFEPPSTTPE; encoded by the coding sequence ATGAGCATTGGCAGTAGTTCTTTCGTAATCCTTTATCACCGAACACCTTTTGACGAATCAATAGATAGCGAAGGCAATAGAACTTGGGTCGATCAAAAAAGTCCGAACGGGATAATACCAACCCTTAGAAATTTATTTAGAAACAAGGAAGATGGAACATGGATTGCTTGGAGACGCGTTGATTCTGTTGACAATGCAGAGGACGAAAGTATTGAAATGACGAATCCTGCGCCATTCACTTTGTGCAGGATTCCCTTAGAAGACAATCAAATATCTAGTTTTTATCACATCACTTCCAAGGAATGTTTTTGGCCAATACTTCATACCTTTCCAACGCATTTTAATGTTAACAATGCTGATTGGGGAATCTTTGAGGAAGTTAATCGTCGTTTTGCTGAAGCCGCTTGCAAAGAAGCTGCAGAGGGAGCAACTGTTTGGGTTCACGATTACAACCTTTGGCTCGTACCTGGATACATAAGAAGTAGTCGACCTGATCTAAAAGTAGCCTTTTTCCATCACACGCCATTCCCAAGCAATGATGTTTTTGCGATTCTCCCCTGGCGTGAACAGATCTTAGAAAGTTTGCTCTGTTGCGATGTTGTCGGGTTTCATATTCCGCGTTACACCGAGAATTTTGCCCGTGCAGCGAGCACCCTCGTGGGAGCAAAACGTGGTCCAAAGGTTCCGGTTGATTCGAAGTTCATTCCAGTAGGGACAGCACTTTCTGAAGGGACTGTTACGAGTTACCTGGAGCACAACGGTCGTCGCATTCAGTTGTTGAGTTCACCCGTTGGCACCTCACCGGATGTGATTCAAGAACTCAGCTGGAGTGCTTCTGTTGAAAGTCATGGTGAACTAATTGTTCAAGACACAAAAAAAGGACGCAAGTTAATTCTCTCCGCCAGTCGCGTTGACTACACCAAGGGCAACGAAGCACTTCTTCTTACCTTTGAAAGGCTGTTGGAACGTCGTGAAGACCTTCATGGCGAAGTGGTTCTGATGTTGGCTTGCGTTGCAGCAGCAAGTGGGATGAAGATCTACGAAGATACTCAGCGCACAATAGAAGAGATAGCAGGACGAATTAATGGTCGTTTTAGCAAAATAGATTGGGTTCCAATTCGTTTTTCAACGCGAAGAATTCCCTACGACGAAATGGTGGCTTGGTTCTGTCAAGCCGATGTTTGTTGGATTACCCCTTTACGGGACGGCCTCAATCTTGTTGCTAAGGAATACGCCGCAGCACGACGCAACCGTGGAGGAGTTCTTGTTCTTTCCGAATTCACGGGAGCGTCTGTGGTACTCGACGGCGCTGTTCTCACAAACCCGTATTCCAACAAACGGATGGATGAAGCCATTGAAAAGGCTCTGTTCATGGATTCAGATGCACAACGCGATCGCATGACGCGCATGTGCACTGCGGTCGAGAATTACACCGTGAAGGACTGGGCTGAAGAACAACTTTCTGGTTTCGAGCCGCCGTCAACGACGCCCGAATGA
- a CDS encoding ABC transporter substrate-binding protein: MRRGFRIASGLIGLLFVLACLAWSGQKQPVPVSILMPAPYADASTQMVEAFNREHRGSIHLEVIRGPLETESISDLAISSLLLGDTPFDALLMDVTWLPKYAEAGWLEPLDPWFDQAALDQLILGARLGNHHKGQLYRWPLGADVGVLYWRTDLMDSPPSTPEQLSDIAINLVQTKRVTNGYVWQGRQYEGLSCNFVEVLHGFGGQWLNPATGQLELDATSAARAAAWMQSLITTGASPKAVINYSESESLQAFKAGDAAFMRNWPYAWAELQKPESNVRGNVGIALMVAEPDQSPAATVGSWGLSLLKQSPHQEAAVEAIRYLTSEAAQRERFLNQGYTPTSKSLFRDPELIAVSSALPEIAKALEYSVSRPPSPLYAQLSDLLQRQLNGLLTAEPEKTNRDVGTATAASAAAMNRVQTKSDMLLKATGAEA, encoded by the coding sequence ATGAGACGAGGCTTCCGGATTGCCAGCGGCTTGATCGGTCTGCTGTTTGTTCTGGCTTGTCTGGCATGGTCAGGCCAGAAACAGCCTGTACCCGTCTCAATTTTGATGCCTGCGCCCTATGCGGATGCAAGTACTCAAATGGTCGAAGCCTTCAATCGTGAGCACCGCGGATCAATTCACCTTGAGGTCATCCGTGGACCCCTGGAAACCGAGTCGATTTCTGATCTCGCAATTAGCAGTTTGTTGCTGGGGGACACCCCCTTTGATGCCCTGTTGATGGATGTCACCTGGCTGCCGAAATATGCCGAAGCAGGTTGGCTCGAACCCCTTGATCCCTGGTTCGATCAAGCCGCTCTTGATCAATTGATCTTGGGCGCTCGCCTTGGCAATCACCACAAAGGTCAGCTCTATCGATGGCCCCTTGGCGCTGATGTTGGCGTTTTGTATTGGCGGACCGACCTGATGGACTCGCCTCCCTCCACTCCAGAGCAACTGTCCGACATCGCCATCAATTTGGTCCAAACCAAGCGCGTCACCAATGGCTATGTCTGGCAAGGAAGGCAATACGAAGGATTGAGTTGCAACTTCGTTGAAGTGCTCCATGGCTTCGGAGGCCAGTGGCTTAACCCAGCCACCGGTCAACTCGAACTCGACGCAACGTCGGCAGCTCGTGCAGCCGCCTGGATGCAATCACTGATCACAACTGGAGCCAGTCCAAAAGCGGTAATCAATTATTCGGAATCAGAATCGCTGCAGGCATTTAAAGCCGGGGATGCAGCATTCATGCGCAACTGGCCCTATGCCTGGGCAGAGCTCCAAAAACCCGAAAGCAACGTGCGGGGAAACGTTGGAATTGCACTGATGGTTGCGGAACCCGATCAAAGTCCTGCCGCCACCGTTGGCAGCTGGGGTTTGAGCTTGCTCAAACAGTCACCGCATCAAGAGGCCGCTGTTGAAGCGATTCGATATCTCACCTCTGAAGCTGCGCAGCGTGAACGGTTCCTCAACCAGGGCTACACCCCCACCAGCAAAAGCTTGTTTAGGGATCCAGAGCTCATCGCGGTGTCGTCGGCCCTTCCTGAAATCGCGAAGGCTTTGGAGTACTCCGTTTCAAGGCCACCATCACCGCTTTATGCCCAGCTCAGTGATCTTCTTCAACGCCAACTGAATGGCCTGCTAACTGCCGAACCAGAGAAGACCAATCGCGATGTCGGCACGGCAACTGCCGCCTCAGCCGCTGCCATGAACAGAGTTCAAACCAAAAGCGACATGCTGCTTAAAGCGACAGGGGCAGAAGCATGA